A genomic stretch from Lathyrus oleraceus cultivar Zhongwan6 chromosome 2, CAAS_Psat_ZW6_1.0, whole genome shotgun sequence includes:
- the LOC127120391 gene encoding uncharacterized protein LOC127120391: MKKSSGSSQKLGSFLSPRESNYRERNIETQKSWNSERVFLQPTTSSGGRKQGFVAGFSPFNSGRTVPSKWDDAERWICSPVSASGSGYVHHQRGTKSKSGPILPQGTAYYSNYSPTIPLRNGLVVKNLMMNSPFTTGVLAPDVVSVHYYGHDNSYGPRYDVEDSSSVVNENGVDVSSGMNAPSWSELLSDPSSPNSHDEKCDGTKNDGTMMSPMSKIDRGTQMSSSETENEDHSSRKSSSPILVMDQKRCDSEKLEIRDVQVDCQANVIKGSKRYASKLSATESKVSGLDIAESSSDTSSSKFERDEAKIIAWESLQKAKAEAAIQKLEMKLEKKKSSSMDRILNKLRRAQMKAEKMRSLTTEQQEHHVSKTRKVFSSAKYGKIWFPNSCFTSQAL, encoded by the exons ATGAAGAAGAGTTCGGGTTCATCTCAGAAGCTAGGTTCTTTTCTAAGTCCAAGGGAATCAAACTACAGAGAGAGAAACATTGAGACTCAAAAGAGTTGGAATTCAGAGAGAGTTTTCTTGCAACCAACAACAAGCAGTGGCGGCAGAAAACAAGGCTTTGTGGCTGGTTTTTCACCTTTCAACAGTGGAAGAACAGTACCTTCTAAATGGGATGATGCAGAGAGATGGATTTGTAGTCCAGTTTCAGCATCAGGTTCAGGCTATGTGCATCATCAGAGAGGAACCAAATCAAAAAGTGGTCCTATTTTGCCTCAAGGAACTGCCTATTACTCGAACTATTCGCCTACGATTCCACTGCGGAATGGTTTGGTGGTGAAAAACTTGATGATGAATTCTCCTTTTACAACTGGAGTGTTGGCACCAGATGTTGTTTCTGTTCATTATTATGGACATGACAATTCCTATGGTCCGCGTTATGATGTTGAAGATAGTAGTTCAGTGGTTAATGAGAATGGTGTTGATGTTTCGTCTGGGATGAACGCGCCTTCGTGGTCAGAACTGCTTTCTGACCCGTCATCGCCTAATTCTCATG ATGAGAAATGTGATGGAACTAAGAATGATGGAACTATGATGTCTCCTATGTCAAAAATCGATAGAGGGACCCAAATGAGCTCTTCAGAGACTGAAAATGAGGACCATTCATCTCGGAAATCGTCTTCCCCGATTTTGGTCATGGATCAAAAACGTTGTGACTCAGAAAAGTTAGAGATCAGAGATGTTCAGGTAGACTGTCAGGCTAATGTTATTAAGGGGTCTAAGAGATATGCATCGAAGCTAAGCGCTACAGAAAGCAAAGTTTCAGGTTTGGATATTGCAGAGTCAAGTTCGGACACTTCCAGTTCCAA GTTTGAGAGAGATGAAGCCAAAATCATTGCATGGGAGAGCTTGCAGAAAGCAAAGGCTGAAGCTGCAATACAAAAACTTGAG ATGAAATTGGAAAAGAAGAAATCTTCATCAATGGATAGGATTCTAAACAAGCTGAGAAGGGCTCAGATGAAAGCTGAAAAAATGAGAAGCTTAACTACGGAACAACAGGAGCATCATGTTTCCAAGACTCGGAAAGTATTTTCATCAGCAAAATATGGCAAAATATGGTTTCCAAACAGCTGCTTCACCAGCCAAGCTCTGTGA
- the LOC127120392 gene encoding uncharacterized protein LOC127120392: MEQRKLVVLGIPWDVDTEGLKEYMSKYGELEDCIVMKERSTGRSRGFGYVTFASVDDAKEVLSGEHVLGNRMLEVKVATPKEEMRAPAKKVTRIFVARIPQSVTETTFRSHFEKYGDITDLYMPKDQGSKMHRGIGFITFANAESVESLMSETHELGGTAVVVDRATPKEDDIKSTGRMSQGGYGAYNAYISTATRYAALGAPTLYDHPGPIYGRGEPRRRISKKIFVGRLPPEANSEDLRQYFGRFGRIEDVYIPRDPKRTGHRGFGFVTFAEEGVADRVSRRSHEICGHQVAIDSATPVDDAGPSENFMMSSMEPFGGYGGPLRNYGRMYGGLDYDDWGYGVPSGRPSRVDYQEQLGRPSRADYQEQLGRPSRADWRYRPY, encoded by the exons ATGGAGCAGAGAAAACTTGTG GTTTTGGGTATCCCTTGGGATGTTGACACTGAGGGCTTGAAAGAATACATGAGCAAATATGGTGAACTAGAAGATTGCATTGTCATGAAG GAGCGTTCAACTGGACGATCTCGTGGTTTTGGATATGTTACATTTGCTTCAGTAGATGATGCCAAG GAAGTATTGTCAGGTGAACATGTTCTTGGTAATAGGATGCTTGAAGTCAAAGTGGCTACACCAAAG GAGGAGATGAGGGCACCAGCCAAAAAAGTTACCAGAATTTTTGTGGCCAGGATTCCACAATCAGTAACAGAAACAACTTTTAGAAG TCATTTTGAGAAATATGGAGATATAACAGATTTGTACATGCCAAAG GATCAAGGCTCAAAGATGCATCGTGGAATTGGTTTTATCACTTTTGCAAATGCAG AATCTGTGGAGAGTTTGATGTCAGAAACCCATGAACTCGGAGGTACTGCTGTAGTGGTTGATCGAGCTACACCTAAG GAAGATGACATTAAGTCGACTGGCAGGATGTCCCAGGGAGGATATGGTGCATACAATGCATATATTTCTACAGCAACTAGATATGCAGCACTCGGAGCTCCTACCTTGTACGACCATCCTGGCCCAATTTATGGAA GGGGAGAGCCTCGTCGGAGAATTAGTAAAAAGATTTTTGTTGGTCGCCTCCCCCCTGAAGCAAATTCTGAGGATCTCCGTCAATATTTTGGAAGATTTGGCCGTATAGAAGATGTTTACATTCCTAGA GATCCTAAGAGAACAGGTCACAGGGGTTTTGGATTTGTTACCTTTGCTGAAGAAGGTGTAGCAGATCGTGTCTCTCGAAGGTCTCACGAGATCTGTGGACACCAG GTGGCAATAGATTCGGCCACACCTGTTGATGATGCTGGGCCCAGTGAAAATTTTATGATGAGCAGTATGGAACCTTTTGGAGGATATGGTGGTCCATTGCGAAATTATGGGAGGATGTATGGTGGTTTAGACTATGATGAT TGGGGTTATGGAGTTCCCAGTGGGAGGCCATCAAGAGTAGATTATCAAGAGCAGCTCGGGAGGCCATCAAGAGCTGATTATCAAGAGCAGCTCGGAAGGCCATCAAGAGCAGATTGGAGGTATAGGCCATACTAG